The genomic DNA CCTGCTGAAGTATGACGGCACCATCACGTGGGTGCCCCCGGCCATCTTTAAGTCCTCCTGCCCCATGGACATCACCTACTTCCCCTTCGACTACCAGAACTGCTCCATGAAGTTCGGCTCGTGGACCTACGACAAGGCCAAGATCGACCTGGTGCTGATCGGCTCCAAGGTCAACCTCAAGGACTTCTGGGAGAGCGGCGAGTGGGAGATCATCGATGCGCCGGGCTACAAGCACGACATCAAGTACAACTGCTGCGAGGAGATCTACCCCGACATCACCTACTCCTTCTACATCCGCCGCTTGCCGCTCTTCTACACCATCAACCTGATCATCCCCTGCCTGCTCATCTCCTTCCTCACCGTGCTGGTCTTCTACCTGCCCTCCGACTGCGGAGAGAAGGTCTGTGGGCCGTGTGGGACTGAGGCAcacaattcatgggtttcatgaggtccctttccacaggtgtattcgTCAAGCACCATGATCATCAAGGCGCTTGACTCTATACACCTGTGCTGGTCTTCTACCTGCCCTCCGACTGCGGAGAGAAGGTCTGTGGGCTGCGTGGGACTGAGGCGGGTAACAGGGCTGCCTCAGTAAACAGCAGGTGTAACAGAGAGCCAGTGGTGTCACTGGAGCAcaggccagcagcagctcctgctGAAGTGCCAGATCAGGCCGCCATCAAGGGCACGGGTTCAGTTGCCAGGCAGCTACTTGTACTGCTTAAAAATACATGTGTTCAATGTATTTGAGGTCACTGAGGATGAAGGCTAGTGCTGAATGATTTAAATATAGGCCATAGAATACGCTCCCCTTGAATGTATCTCGGCTATCCGGTGACAGAGTTGATATGTTTTAGAAGTTTAGCAAAAGTATCTCCCACGTCCTCGGTGGACAGGGGAGATAGTTTTGTCTGGTAGTCATGCTGTAGTCCTCTAGTGGTCCTCTAGCGGTCCTCTAGCGGTCCTCTAGCGGTCATCTCTGCTTCCTCTCCCTGGTCTGCAGGTGACCCTCTGCATCTCAGTGCTGCTGTCCCTCACCGTGTTCCTGCTGGTCATCACCGAGACCATCCCGTCCACCTCCCTGGTCATCCCGCTGATCGGCGAGTACCTGCTCTTCACCATGATCTTCGTCACGCTGTCCATCGTCATCACCGTGTTCGTGCTGAACGTGCACTACCGCAcgcccaccacccacaccatgCCCGCCTGGGTGCGCAGCGTCTTCCTGCAGGTGCTGCCCCGCATCATGCTCATGCGCCGCCCCATGGACCAGGAGGGCAAGAGCGCCGCGGGCGAGCGCGAGCAGGAGGGCAGCGGAGGCGCCGCCGAGAAGGGGAAGAAGGGCAAGGGCGGCGGGCAGGGCTCCATGAACTGCCTGGACTTTGGGGAGAACAAGCTGGGCATCGAGGGCAAGAAGTGCCCGCGCCACACGGGGAAGGACACGCCCGAGAGTGAGTGTGGGAAGGGCAGCCGTGCGGCGGGCTCCCCAGCGGTCAACGCCGTGGTGGCCTTCTCCATCATCTCCCCCGAGATCAAGCAGGCCATCGAGAGCGTCAAGTACATCGCTGAGAACATGCGGAGCAGGAACAAGGCCAAAGAggtaaacacagacaaacagtacacactctgtctatctcacacacacacacacacgcacacacatatctctAACAGGTAACCAGTAGCAGAATTGGCTATTTCCATAACTCCAATGGCCATTTTTCAGCCATTGAGAGTATAAGTTGCGCTCTGCGTGACGAGTTGCTGAGTGTGTGCAGATGGCTGAGAGCCCAGTCAGATAAGAGTGTGCAGCACCAGGCTgaacctcctcttcctcctcttcctcctcactgctccccgtcAGGAGGGGTGTGGACGGAGGGGTGCTGAGGAGTGcgtcacacacacgccagtcAGGACGGGAGCCCCTCTGCTCCCTATAAATACCGCCTGACTCCCCGCGGGCGCCACACTTTGATATGGAaacacaggcgtgtgtgtgacgctgtgtctgtgtgagcctcTCAATCTGGCTTTGATATGGAAACCCTCCACTCCCAGCCCTGTCCCTGTCAGTCCCAACACTCTGACTGCAGAATTACATTACCATAATCATTCTactgcacccccacacacacacacacatgcagacgcacacacacacacacacacacgcacaaacattctTTTAGGCTATGAAAAGTTTTTGTTCGTCTCTTCCTCAGTTCTTGAACTTGGTGCCCCGGCTCTTGTCTTCCCCTGCGTGCGTCAGTGTAATAgtctctcctgctcctgttgCTTTGTGTTCCTCTCTCGTCACGTCACGCTCAGGTGGAGGATGACTGGAAGTACGTTGCCATGGTGATCGACCGCATCTTCCTGTGGGtgtttgtgctggtgtgtgtgctggggacgCTGGGTCTCTTCCTTCAGCCCCTCTACACCTTCCTGACCTAAGCCCTCCCCCGGCGGACTCCTTCCTGACCTAAGCCCTCCCCCGGCGAACTCCTGGACCGCGTGTCCCCACGCCCCTCTCTCCTGGCACAATAACTGACTGTGTTGGCCAGCACTCACCTGGACCCAGCTGACCAACCCGGACCTGTGCGCACTGACCCGGCCCAGCGGGGAACATCGACCGGATGTGGCCAGTGTCCACTCACCTCACCTGCTCCGCAAAAATAATGATGTCAAATCATAGTGTAGTGTAACAAATCAACAAAGGCACACTGCTCTGCTCATAGATATCTTCCACTAACATGTTTGTTGACAAGAGAAGCAAATTGTAACTTTAGTGGAATATGTCTAGACTAGTGTATCAGTGTTAAAGAAATCATACTTTTTGACTTTAAGTGTACTTGGAAAACTTTACTTATCTTTTCTAAAGCTTAACAGCAATTAATTAAACAGTGGCTTTGAATatatggtgtctgtgtgtatgtgtgtgtgtgtgtgtgtgtgtgtgtgtgcgtgtgtacgtgcgtggctgtgtgtgtgtgtgtgtgtgtgtgtgtgtgtgtgtttgtgtgtgtgtgtgtgtgtgtgtgtgtgtgcatgcgcgtttatgtatgtgtgtgtgctgcatggtCAGGGCACTTTAATTCTTCCTCTGACACTCTTTTCCCATAATCCTCTCTTTCATTCCATGTCTTTGTTCATGTGTCATTAGCAACAGGCATGGCCCTCTCTCTTTGGTTAAAACCATCAGTCTTTTAATTTCAGCTCTTTTCAAAAAGGATTATGTTGAAATAAAGTCTTTAAGAAATGTTTCTGTTATGtttaatactctctctctctctctctctctctctctcacacacacacacacacacacacacacacacatacacccacacacaccacttaatACCTTAGTAACAACTCTGCAGATGCCACTTGTACATACACTGCTGTCAGTGACAGGTTTAATCTGCGCTCATGCAGCCTccccctgggtgtgtgtgtttgtgtgtctgtgtgtgtttagggtcgTAAAGTTCTTTGATGTCAAATACAGCTTAGCACCAATCAACAGGcgactctgtgtctgtgtgtgtgtggtggggggtgttaATGAAAAGTGAGGAGCAGTCATCATGCCTTTATTTATCTAATGCTCTTCACATGGTTAGCCCAGGGGAAGTGCTCAGAGCCCACACTGCATGGCTCT from Sardina pilchardus chromosome 2, fSarPil1.1, whole genome shotgun sequence includes the following:
- the chrna6 gene encoding neuronal acetylcholine receptor subunit alpha-6, giving the protein MTPPGKVLLTVVLVVLFTQDIFSSKAEDRLFRRLFRRYNQFIRPVENVSDPVTVQFEVSISQLVKVDEVNQIMETNLWLRHIWNDYKLKWAPIEFDGIEFIRVPSNKIWRPDIVLYNNAVGDFLVEDKTKALLKYDGTITWVPPAIFKSSCPMDITYFPFDYQNCSMKFGSWTYDKAKIDLVLIGSKVNLKDFWESGEWEIIDAPGYKHDIKYNCCEEIYPDITYSFYIRRLPLFYTINLIIPCLLISFLTVLVFYLPSDCGEKVTLCISVLLSLTVFLLVITETIPSTSLVIPLIGEYLLFTMIFVTLSIVITVFVLNVHYRTPTTHTMPAWVRSVFLQVLPRIMLMRRPMDQEGKSAAGEREQEGSGGAAEKGKKGKGGGQGSMNCLDFGENKLGIEGKKCPRHTGKDTPESECGKGSRAAGSPAVNAVVAFSIISPEIKQAIESVKYIAENMRSRNKAKEVEDDWKYVAMVIDRIFLWVFVLVCVLGTLGLFLQPLYTFLT